In bacterium, the genomic stretch CGCCGTGCCGTTCCAGGCGGCGATGCCGTTCGCCACCTGTCCTCCGGCGCGGTCGAAGCCGCCACCCACGAAAAGGCGATCGTCGTACCAAGCTACAGCCCAGCCCCATCCGAGACTGCCGCCGGACCACAGCCCATTGCCGACGAACTCCGTCGACCAGCTTCCCTCGGCCTGGCTTCGCCCGGTCAGAACTGCGGCCGACAGGAGAGCGCACAGCGTTACCCTCAAGGGTTCTCTCCAACGCATCGCCGCCTCCTTATCGCAGGAGGGTGAACTTCCGCGAGGCTACCGTCCCATCAGTATAGCGCACCCGGGCGAAGTAGACACCTGCCGCGGCAGCCCCGCCCGCATCCGTGCAGCCGTCCCAGAGGGCCGTCGCCCCCTCTCCGCTGCCCGCGCTGAGGCTCTTCACCAGGTCGCGCACGTGCCGGCCCTGGAGGTCGTAGACCTGGGCGGTCTGGATTCCCTCGCGGGCCGCCGCGAATCGGAGGCTGATAGTCGGCCCGCCGGGGTTCGGGTAGACATCGAAGCGGGGATCCAGCCGCTTCGCCCCCTCGCCGAAGGTCTCGCCGCTGGCCGGCATACCCATGATCGCGAACTGCCCGCCGGCCCCGGCCTCCAACAGGTCGAGGCTCCCAACGGCGAGGCTCCAGGCCTCTCCGGCCTTGGCCAGCGAGCCCCTGAGCAGCACTTGTTCGCCCCCAGGGATCGCCAGGAGTGGAGCTCCAGGCTCAGCGCTTCCAAGCAGCAGCAGCCAGTCGCCCTCCTCGAGAACGGCAGCCACCGTTGTGTTGGCGGCCTTCTCGTAGCCCTCGCTCAGCAACAGACCATCCAGGCTGCCGTGCAGCGCAAGCGCAGTGAGCTGCTCGGCCTGCCCAAGACGCACCTCGAAGCGGATATGAATTAGCCATTCGCGAGGGGACCGACACCCGGGGCCGGCTGTCCCGACCGTGAGCAACCCGGCCTATGCTAGCTGTCGGGGTGTTCCACGCTGCCCGCCGATGCAGTAGCTAGGAACTTGGCTGCGGCCGGGAGAACTGTCCTTGTCGGCTGAAAGCCACGGGGGCGGCGTACTGCAATCGACCGGTGAGGACGCGTTAGGGCGCTTGCCGGTCTCGCGCCCAGCCCCTAGACTTCAGGCATCCCAAGCCCGGAGGCACCGTGCGCCCTGTTCTCGCCTGCCTGGCCGCGCTCGTTGTTGGGCTCCTGCTCGACGCCCCGCCGGCCGGCGCCACGCTCTTTCGCGAGGTGGCGGCCAGCCCGGAGCCGGACGGTGCGCCGAGCTTTTCGCCGGACGGCCAGCGGGTCGCCTTCTCCTCGCCCTTGAGCGGCGACTGGGAGATCTACACCGTGGGTGCCTGGGGCGGCCCGCTCACGAACTTCACCGACAGCCCCGGCGTGGACATCTACGCCAACTGGAGCCACGCCGGCCCCTGGATCGTCTTCACCTCGCGCCGCGACAACGGCCAGGGCAACGAGGACATGGACCTCTGGCTCAAAAGCACCGAGGACGAGACCGAGATCAACCTGACGACCTGGCCCGGCTACGACAACTTCGGCGCCCTCGACCCGGCGGGCGAGCGCGTGGCCTTCTCCAGCGACCGCGGCGGCGCGACCGAGATCTGGGTGCTGACCGTGGCCGACCCGAGCCAGGCCACGCGGCTTTGCACGGGGCCCATCGAGTGCTTCCACGCCTGCTGGAGCCCGGACGGCCAGTGGGTCGCCTTCGACGCCCAGGCGCCGGGCGACCCCGGCCGTACGCGGCTCTACCGCGTGCCGGCCGCCGGCGGCCAGGCCGAGGAGATCCCCATCGGCATGCTGGTGGGCGGCGACCCGGGCTGGTCGCCGGATGGTCGCTACCTGGCCTACGCCGGCGGCGACGACCCCATCGACTGGGACCTCTGGGTCTGGGACTTCCAGGCCGGCGCCCCGATCCAGCTCACCGACACGCGCTTCCCCGAGCAGTCGCCGGCCTGGAACGCCGCGGGCACGGAGATCGTCTACGCCGCCTTTCCGCAGGGCAACAAGGACATCTGGGTGGCCTACCAGCTGCCCTTCACGACCGGGGTCGCCCGGCAGTCGGTCAGCGGCCTCAAGTCCCTCTTCCGCTGAGCCCCGCCTTTCTCCGCTTGACGCGGCTGGCTGGCCCTGCTATGATCTAACCGGTTAACTAAAACATCCGGTCAAAAGAGACCACCGATGACCGAAGCCACCCGCCGCCGCCTGCTCGACGCGGGCCGCGAGGCCTTCGCCCGTCTGGGCTTCGCGGGTGCCCGGGTGGAGGCCATCGCCCGGGAGGCCGGGGTCAACAAAGCCCTGATCAGCTACCACTTTCGCGGCAAGCGGGGGCTCTACCGGGAGGTGCTCGTCGAGGAGATGGCCGCAGCCACGGAGGCGCTCGCCGGACGGCTCGCGGCCGAGGCGGACCCCCTGCGGCGTCTCGCCGCCTGGCCCGGCGCCCTGGCCGCGCTCCTCGCCGAGCGGCCCGAACTGGGACCCCTGCTGCTCGGGGAGCGCCTGCGGGGCGGGGAGCAACTGGGGACCGAGAGCGCGCCCGGCGAGGCCCTGCTGGCGGCCACGCTGGCCGCAGGCGCGGCCTCCGGACGCCTCGAGCGCGTGGAGCCGCGCGCCCTGCAGGAGCTGATCCTGGGCGCCCTGCTGCTGGCCGGACTGGGCGAAGAACGCGAGCGCACCGCGGCGCTCCTGGCCGACCTGATCGTGGGCGGCCTCATCCGCGGCGGGCCGGTGGATTCGGGGATCGCTGACGCAGGAGGGTGAGAGCGAATCGCGGCGATCTCCCAGGCCGGGGGCCGGCGTCCCAGGCGCCGGCCCCGCGCCCGACCCGCCTTGACCTGCGCAAAACCTTTCCTATCATACGTCTGGCCTAGCCCCCACCGAATGACCTCCGGTCGACGGCGTCTTTCCTTTCTGCCTGCGGAGCACCAGCATGCGCCAGCTCATCGGCATCCGCCGGGAAGACAAGAACCGCTGGGAGCGCCGCACTCCGCTCACCCCCGCCGACCTCGACCGCCTCATTCGCGAGCAGGGCCTGGGCTTCGTCGTCCAGCCCTCGCCGATCCGCACCTACAAGGACGAGCACTACGCGGCCATCGGCGCCGAACTGGATCCCGACCTCGGCCGCGCTGGGGTGATCTTCGCGATCAAGGAGATCCCGCTCGACCTGCTCGAGCCCGACAAGGCCTACGTGTTCTTCGCCCACGTCATCAAGGGTCAGGCGCACAACATGCCGCTCCTGCAGCGGCTGCTCGACCTGAACTGCACCTTGATCGACTACGAGCGCATCGTGGACGAGAAGAACCGGCGCCTCGTCTTCTTCGGCAAGCAGGCGGGCCAGGCCGGCATGATCGAGACCCTCTTCGCCCTCGACCGCCGCCTGCGCTGGGAGGGTTTCGACTCGCCATTCGCCGGCGTCAAGGCGGCCTACGCCTACCAGGACCTCGCCGAAGCCAAGGCCTCCCTGCGCGAAATTGGCCTGTCGGTGCGCGGCGGTCTCGATCCGGACCTCTGTCCCTTCGTCGTCGGCTTCGCCGGCTACGGCAATGTCAGCCAGGGCGCGCAGGAGGTATTCGACCTCTTCCCCCACGAGGAGATCGCCCCCGCCGAGCTGGCGGCGCTGGCCGGCCGCAAGCCGCCGCGCGATCGCCTCTTCAAGGTGGTCTTCAAGGAGGAGGACCTCGCCGTTCCGCTCGACGCGGACGCCGACTTCGAACTGCAGGACTACTACGCGCGCCCTGAGCGCTATCGCGGCCGCTTCACCGACTACCTGCCCCAGCTGACGGCGCTGGTCAACTGCATCTACTGGACGAGTCGCTATCCGCGCCTCGTCACGCGCGCGGCCGCTCGCCGCCTCTGGAGCGCCGGCGAGCGCGGCCTGCGCGTCATCGGTGACATCAGCTGCGATATCGACGGCAGCATCGAGTTCACCTACAAGACCACCGAGCCCGATCGGGCGAGCTTCGTCTACGACCCGATCGCGGACAGCTACAAGGACGGCGTCGAAGGCCGCGGCATCGTGGTGGTGGCGGTGGACAACTTGCCCTGCGAGCTGCCGCGCGATGCCTCGGACGCCTTCAGCGCCACCTTGATCCGCTACGCCCCGCTGCTCGCCGCCGCCGATTTCAGCAAGCCCCTCGCCGAGATCGGTCTGCCGCCCGAGCTGATGCGCGCGGTGATCACGCATCAGGGGGCGCTGACCCCCGATTACCGATACCTGGAGGAGTACCTCCAGGGCACTTGAGTCCGCGCCGCCAGGGCGGACACCTCATGCAGTGTGGAGGGAGGATTGCGATGAATGCCAGCAAGCGCGTGCTCGTCCTGGGCGCCGGCTTGGTCACCCGACCGATGGTCAGCTATCTGCTCGAGCAGCCGGACATCCGCCTGACCGTCGCCACCCGCACCGTCGACAAGGCCCAGCGCATGATCGCCGGGCACGCGCGCGGCAAGGCGGTGGCGCTCGACGTCGCCGACGAGGCCGCCCTGGACGCAATCGTCGCCGAGCACGATCTCATCGTCAGCCTGCTGCCCTACATCCACCACGTCAAGGTCGCCAAGCTCTGCCTGGCGCACCGGCGCCACCTGGTGACCACCTCCTACGTCAGTGCCGAGATGCGCGAGCTGGACGGCGCCGCCCGCGAGGCCGGCGTGCTCCTCCTCAACGAGATCGGCCTCGATCCTGGCATCGACCACATGTCGGCGATGCGCATCATCAACGGCGTCGCCGCGCGCGGCGGTCAGGTGACGGGCTTCATCTCCAACTGCGGCGGTCTGCCCGCGCCCGAGGCGAACACGAATCCCTGGGGCTACAAGTTCAGCTGGAGCCCGCGTGGAGTCGTGCTGGCCGGCCGCAACGCGGCCCGCTATCTCTGGGAGGGCGACCTGCGCCAGGTGCCGGGCCCGGACCTCTTCGGCGACATGCACCACCTCACGGTCGAGGGCCTCGGCCAGCTCGAGGTCTATCCGAACCGCGACAGCCTCGGCTACCGCGAGATCTACGGCCTGCACCAGGCGAGGACCCTCTTCCGCGGCACCTTCCGCTACCCCGGCCACTGCGCCACCTGGAAGGCGCTGGCCGACTGCGGCTGGCTCGATCTCAACGCGCTGCCCGTCGAGGGGATGAGCTACGGCAAGCTCTTCTGCACGCTGGTCGGCTGCGAGGGCCGCAAGCCGAAGGAGGCGGTGGCCCGCTTCCTCGACGTCGCGCCCCGCGCGGAGCCGCTCCGCCGCTTCGAGTGGCTGGGCCTGTTCAGCGACGAGCCGATTCCCGGCCCCGCCGAGCAGAGCCCGCTGGACGTCCTCGCCGAGCGCCTGCTGCTCAAGCTGCCCTATGCGTCCGGCGAACGGGACATGATCGTCCTCCAGCATCGCGTGACGGCCGAGCATCCGGGAGGCGAGACCGAGAAGATCGTTTCCTCGCTGATCGACTTCGGCCAGCCGGGCGGCGATTCGGCGATGTCGCGCACGGTGAGCCTGCCGGCGGCCATCGCCGTGCGGCGCATCCTGGACGGAACGATCAGGGAGACCGGGGTGCTGGTGCCGGTGCTGCCGGCGGTCTACGACCCCGTGCTCGACGAACTCGCGACTCTGGGCATCGCCTTCGAGGAGACGGTGAGCCGCTAGGACTATTTGAGGAGCATCAGCTTCTGGCTGCCGAGCAGGCCCTGCTCACCGACGAGCTGCGCCAGGTAGAGCCCGGAAGGTAAGGGGCGGCCGGCGTCGTCGCGACCGTCCCAGACCACGCTGTGCTGACCCGCGGCGAAGCGGCCCGCGGCGAGTTCGCGCTGCCGGCGGCCGGCGCCGTCCACGATCACCAGGCGCAGCGCGCCCTCGACGGCATTCTCGAACTTGAGCGTCGTGCTCGGATTGAAGGGGTTCGGGTAGGCGGGCGCGAGCTGAGTACCCGCGGCCAGGGGCGGCGCGTCCGTGTTCTGGACGAAGCGCACGATGGGCGATAGTGCGTCCCAGCCGTTGACGATGATCTCCTCGCCGCTCTCCGTGAGCTCCCCGAACCAACCGTCGCCGTTGGTGGTCATCGCCGAGATCTGCGTGGCGCGGATCGTGTAGGTGATGGTCAGCACGTCGCCCGGCCCGAGCGTGTCTCGCCCGCCCGGTGCCGAGGGGTTGTCGATCACCCAGCGATGCGAACGCTTGCCGGCCACGATGACGTCGCCGTATTCGTAGGTGAAGGCCACCACCAGACCGTTGATGCGCACCTGCCCTGCCTGGACGCTCAGCCAGGAGGGGTACTGCTCCGAGTAGTAGAGCCCGCTCAGGAAGCCACCCTCGTTGTTGGTGAGCGTGACGTTCACCGCCGCCGGGATCCCGATCGGGATGTAGCCGGCCGGGAACTGGCGGGAGAAGCTGATCGCCGTGCCCGCGGGGTAGACGGCCGCCGCCGCCGTGGCGGCAAAGGCGATGAGGGCCGATAGCACGAGCAGGCGCAGGAGTCGGTTCATGCTGTGGTCCTCAGTTGCTGGCGCAGGCGCTGGGCGAAAAACCGGCTCCCCGAGCCTCGCGGAGCCGCGGTGCCGGCCTCCCCAGGTCGGAGCCCCCCCAGTCAGCGGCCGAACGGGGGACAGTATAGCACGCCGGATGGTAGTTCCCCATACCTTCCTGGCGATTTTCCTGGATATTGCCGGGATTCCCGGAGCCCCTGCTCCGGATTTCCGCGCCCCGTCTGGGTTCAGCGGTTCGAGCGTTGCATGGCCCCGGCCGCAGGCTGATAGCACTGCTGCAGGTAGTCGCGGACCATGCGGTTGGCGCTGAAGCGCCAGGCCAGCGTGGCGATGCTGTTCTTCATCATCTCCACCCAGCCGAGCGGTACGCCCTCGGGGTTGCGGTCGAAGTAGAGCGGCACGACGGTTTCCTCGAGGAGCTGGAAGAGCGCCTCGCGATCCTGGGCGTCCTGGAGCTCGGGGCTGCTGTGGTGCCGGTTGGCGCCGATCGCGAAGCCGTTCGTGCCGTCGTAGGCCTCGGCCCACCAGCCGTCCAGGATGGAGCAGTTGATCCCGCCGTTGATGACGACCTTCATGCCGCTGGTGCCGCTCGCCTCCAGCGGCCGGCGCGGCGTGTTCAGCCAGAGGTCGACGCCCTGCACCATGTGGCGGGCGACGTTGATGTCGTAGTCCTCGAGCACCACCAGCCGGCCCTTGAAGCGCGGGTCGCGGCTGAGCTGGAAGAGCCGCTGCAGCTTGGCCTTGCCCGGCTCGTCGGCCGGGTGCGCCTTGCCGGCGAAGACGAGCTGCACGGGGCGGGTCTCGTCGCTGATCAGGTGCAGCAGGCGCTCCTCGTCGTCGAGCATGAGGTCCGCGCGCTTGTAGGTGGCGAAGCGCCGCGCGAAGCCGATCGTGAGCGCCCGCGTCGAGAGGGCGCGCGAGACATCGGCAACCGCTTCCTTGCCCTCGCGGCGCCGCGTCACCTGGGCGACGAGGCGCCGGCGGGCGAAGCCGATCAGGCGCGAGTTGAGGAGCTGGTGGGCCTCCCACAGCTCGTCCGGATTCAGGCGGTAGACGCGCCGCCAGGTCTCCGGCTCGTGCATGCGCTCCTTCCAGTCCGCGCCGATGCGCTGCTCGTAGAGCTTGGCCATCGTCGGCGCGATCCAGGTGGGCACGTGCACGCCGTTCGTGATGTGGCCGATGGGCACCTCGGCTTCGGCTCGCTGCGGCCAGAGTCGGCGCCACATGCGGCGGCTGACGCGGCCGTGCAGACCCGAGACGCCGTTGCAGCGGTCCGCCGAGCGCAGCGAGAGGGTGGTCATGCAGAAGGGCGAGGCCTGGTCGCCCGGATTGATCCGCCCGAGGGCGAGGATCTCCTCGATGGACTTGCCCATCCGTGCCGCGAGCGGCGAAAGCGCCTCGTCCACCAGTTCGGGCGCGAAGCGATCGTGGCCGGCTTCGACGGGCGTGTGCGTTGTGAAGACGGTCATGCGCGAGACCTCGGCGCGGGCATCGTCCCAGCTCATGCCGTCGCGCTCCATGAAGCGGCGCGCCTGCTCGAGCAGCACGAAGGCGCTGTGGCCCTCGTTGAGGTGCAGCACGCCCGGCTCGATGCCCAGCGCGCTCAGCGCGCGCAGGCCGCCGACGCCGAGCAGCAGCTCCTGGCGGATGCGCGTGCGCCGATCGCCGCCGTAGAGTGTGCTCGTGAGCTGACGGTTGAACTCGTCGTTCGCCTCCACGTTGCTGTCCAGCAAGAGCAGCATGCAGCGGCCGACCTCGGCCTTCCAGACCCGCGCGTGGATGATGCTGTCGCGCGTCTCGACGGCGATCGTCAGCGGCTGGCCGCCCTTGGCCAGGGCGGGCGCCATCGCCAGGGTCTCCAGGTCCGCCTCGCCGTAGGACTCCTGCTGGCGGCCCTCGGCGTCGAGGTGCTGGCGGAAGTAGCCGTGGAAGTAGAAGAGCCCGACGCCGACCAGGGGCACGCCGAGATCGGAGGCGCTCTTGATGTGGTCGCCGGCGAGGATGCCCAGGCCGCCCGAGTAGATGGGCAGCGACTCGTGCAGGCCGAACTCCGCGCTGAAGTAGGCGACAGGCTGCGCGAGCAGGGAGCCGGGGCCGCCGATGTCGCGCAGGCCGGGCTCGGCCAGGTATTCCTCGAGCCGGTGGAAGGCGTAGTTGATCCGGCTGTCGATGGCCATTTCCTCGGCCCGCGGCAGCAGCTCCCACTCCTCGAAGTGCTCGAGGAAGGCCAGCGGATTGTGGTGGGTGCCGCGCCAGCGCGCCGGATTGAGATCGCGGTAGATCGCGATCACCTCGGGGTGCCAGGTCCACCAAAGATTGCGGGACAGCTTGCGCAGCTTGTCGAGGTAGCTGGTCATGGCCATGGCGCCGGATACCATGCCCCCGGGGGGCTGTCAAGGTTGCTCGAGGTGGGGAAAGTCTTGCCGCACCTGCAGATCCGGCCAGCAACCTTCCGGCTGCCGCACCTAGCGAATCAGCACGATGCGCACCGCTCGCGAGCGGTCGCCCCCCGACGATTCCAGCCGTGCAAAGTAGATGCCGCTGGCGGCGGGTTCGCCCCCGTCGTCCCGGCCGTCCCAGGCGAGCTGGCTGATGCCGGCCAGGAGGCGACCCCGGGCGAGCTGGCGGACGCGCCGTCCCGCGAGGTCGTAGATGACGAGCGCCCCGCGCTGGTCCGCCCTCAGCTCGAAACGCAGGGTCGCGGTCCCCGCCGCGGGACGGAAGGGATTGGGGTAGCTCAGTCCCACGACGAGGAAGTCGGCGTCCGGGCGATAGCTGAGGACCTCGCCGGCGAAGTCCCCGTTCGCCGCCAGCGCATAGCCCTGCGGACCGAGAGGCACGCGCCGGGCGCGCACGCGGATCTCCCAGGACCCCGGCTGCGGCGCGGCGATCAGCGCCCGCTCGAGCGTGTTCACCGGATCGGCGTCGCCACCCAGCGCGGACTCGCCCCTCTCGGCGTCGAAGACGTTGCCCAGATAGAGCTGTCCCGACGGCGAGCGCAGCTCCAGATCGAGGTCGTTGACCACGGGCTCGGCGACGAAGGGCTCGCCCGGGGGATCCGTGAAGGCCAGGGTGACCGCCAGCGGCTCCGCGGCCGACTCCACCGTCATGCGGTACAGGGTGAGCTCGCCGCTCTCGAGCCCTTCGCCATTGCGTTTTTCGTCCAGCCAGAGCTCGCGGCTGTCGCCCGCGAAGTAGAGCGCCTC encodes the following:
- a CDS encoding saccharopine dehydrogenase — protein: MNASKRVLVLGAGLVTRPMVSYLLEQPDIRLTVATRTVDKAQRMIAGHARGKAVALDVADEAALDAIVAEHDLIVSLLPYIHHVKVAKLCLAHRRHLVTTSYVSAEMRELDGAAREAGVLLLNEIGLDPGIDHMSAMRIINGVAARGGQVTGFISNCGGLPAPEANTNPWGYKFSWSPRGVVLAGRNAARYLWEGDLRQVPGPDLFGDMHHLTVEGLGQLEVYPNRDSLGYREIYGLHQARTLFRGTFRYPGHCATWKALADCGWLDLNALPVEGMSYGKLFCTLVGCEGRKPKEAVARFLDVAPRAEPLRRFEWLGLFSDEPIPGPAEQSPLDVLAERLLLKLPYASGERDMIVLQHRVTAEHPGGETEKIVSSLIDFGQPGGDSAMSRTVSLPAAIAVRRILDGTIRETGVLVPVLPAVYDPVLDELATLGIAFEETVSR
- a CDS encoding T9SS type A sorting domain-containing protein — translated: MRLGQAEQLTALALHGSLDGLLLSEGYEKAANTTVAAVLEEGDWLLLLGSAEPGAPLLAIPGGEQVLLRGSLAKAGEAWSLAVGSLDLLEAGAGGQFAIMGMPASGETFGEGAKRLDPRFDVYPNPGGPTISLRFAAAREGIQTAQVYDLQGRHVRDLVKSLSAGSGEGATALWDGCTDAGGAAAAGVYFARVRYTDGTVASRKFTLLR
- a CDS encoding glycosyltransferase family 1 protein, which gives rise to MAMTSYLDKLRKLSRNLWWTWHPEVIAIYRDLNPARWRGTHHNPLAFLEHFEEWELLPRAEEMAIDSRINYAFHRLEEYLAEPGLRDIGGPGSLLAQPVAYFSAEFGLHESLPIYSGGLGILAGDHIKSASDLGVPLVGVGLFYFHGYFRQHLDAEGRQQESYGEADLETLAMAPALAKGGQPLTIAVETRDSIIHARVWKAEVGRCMLLLLDSNVEANDEFNRQLTSTLYGGDRRTRIRQELLLGVGGLRALSALGIEPGVLHLNEGHSAFVLLEQARRFMERDGMSWDDARAEVSRMTVFTTHTPVEAGHDRFAPELVDEALSPLAARMGKSIEEILALGRINPGDQASPFCMTTLSLRSADRCNGVSGLHGRVSRRMWRRLWPQRAEAEVPIGHITNGVHVPTWIAPTMAKLYEQRIGADWKERMHEPETWRRVYRLNPDELWEAHQLLNSRLIGFARRRLVAQVTRRREGKEAVADVSRALSTRALTIGFARRFATYKRADLMLDDEERLLHLISDETRPVQLVFAGKAHPADEPGKAKLQRLFQLSRDPRFKGRLVVLEDYDINVARHMVQGVDLWLNTPRRPLEASGTSGMKVVINGGINCSILDGWWAEAYDGTNGFAIGANRHHSSPELQDAQDREALFQLLEETVVPLYFDRNPEGVPLGWVEMMKNSIATLAWRFSANRMVRDYLQQCYQPAAGAMQRSNR